Below is a genomic region from Candidatus Cetobacterium colombiensis.
AGTCGATGCTGTCATTGCAGTACTTTGCTGTAAAGCTATCACAAATTTCGCTAAAGAAGATATTCTCTCACTTCTCATAGGATTTCTCTTGTATGCCATTGCCGATGATCCTATTTGATTCTTTTCAAAAGGTTCCTCAATCTCTTTTAAATGTTGTAATAATCTTAAATCATTTGTAAATTTATGTGCTGATTGAGCTATATTACTTAGTAAATTTGATACTTCTGAATCAATTTTTCTATCATATGTTTGACCTGTTACTAAAAATCTTTTGTTGAATCCCATCTTTTCAGCAACTCTTTCATCTAACTCTTTTACTTTATTGTAATCTCCATTAAAAAGCTCTTGGAATGATGCTTGAGTTCCTGTAGTTCCTTTTACACCTCTAAATCTAAGTGTTTCTTGTCTGAACTCTAACTCTTCTAAATCTAAAATTAAGCTTTGTAACCATAAAGTAGCTCTTTTTCCAACAGTTGTTAATTGAGCAGCTTGGAAATGAGTAAATCCTAATGTTGGTAAATCTCTGTATTCATTTGAAAACTTTGCCAATCCATCCATTACATTTATCATTTTTTTCTTTAATATATTTAATGCTTCTTTTATTTGGATTAAATCAGTATTATCCCCAACATAAGCACTTGTCGCTCCTAAGTGAATTATTGGCATTGCTTTTGGTGCCGCTGTTCCAAAAGTATGAACATGAGCCATTACATCGTGTCTAAATTTTTTTTC
It encodes:
- the purB gene encoding adenylosuccinate lyase, with the translated sequence MNREIYSNPLAERYSSKEMLETFSPKFKFSTWRKLWYALAETEKELGLDITDEQLAEMKENIDNIDYDLANEMEKKFRHDVMAHVHTFGTAAPKAMPIIHLGATSAYVGDNTDLIQIKEALNILKKKMINVMDGLAKFSNEYRDLPTLGFTHFQAAQLTTVGKRATLWLQSLILDLEELEFRQETLRFRGVKGTTGTQASFQELFNGDYNKVKELDERVAEKMGFNKRFLVTGQTYDRKIDSEVSNLLSNIAQSAHKFTNDLRLLQHLKEIEEPFEKNQIGSSAMAYKRNPMRSERISSLAKFVIALQQSTAMTASTQWFERTLDDSANKRLALPQGFLAVDAILIIWKNILEGLVVYPKMIEKHIMAELPFMATEYIIMEGVKRGGDRQELHELIRIHSMEAGKQVKVEGLENDLIERILNDDSFDIDREKLMEILDPKNFIGFAPQQVVDFLENEVNPILEKNKDLLGMDTDLKV